From a single Aspergillus puulaauensis MK2 DNA, chromosome 2, nearly complete sequence genomic region:
- a CDS encoding questin oxidase family protein (COG:S;~EggNog:ENOG410PI4H;~InterPro:IPR025337;~PFAM:PF14027;~TransMembrane:1 (o308-329i);~go_function: GO:0016491 - oxidoreductase activity [Evidence IEA]), with protein sequence MLFTSTPLGPTEPQSSVYNIQLSATETPGNTHVDGLTQGSADRVSELLMINYARYHTLYAAVGFHNHTVHHLLTLFALGASPDEIRAMYDLNIGYQALVQYRPASVVVGLRDRTLFKKCIGDLSYYDSFLRFFQDEIAQRGVPDVVNEYLFGNTEVSNDILGRMHSGFLHPMIHLGCGLEFNQPLLVAEALAAGCVHDDWPNSFLFPTEEYQEVNPETESKSKSMLEVMDDLHNDPVISNAVQLTDPLNKISDGLLAKVRDELIPYLARYNVTPTDEALYQQTVDMVHTCAYMVGAAQCPGKVAALDFVMLHTLTLSIFYTVFLAQDWISNENKARLLRFKVWGDLVTYAGCGCATLYADRITEYTPKQPDQGWKELIHRANVYGDDGHISKVTRALLHAESLPDPRAGFPLRREDFIRIAHLSLDSVERMLEPDQYKVPEKIRKEVGDEMGQDEEVIRVMVRWVRWCGVEGAWDEFPDLG encoded by the exons ATGCTATTCACATCGACCCCCCTGGGACCGACAGAGCCCCAGAGCAGCGTCTACAATATCCAGCTCTCCGCGACTGAAACGCCAGGGAACACGCATGTGGATGGCTTGACACAGGGAAGTGCAGACCGCGTGTCCGAGCTGCTGATGATCAATTATGCCCGGTATCATACTCTCTACGCTGCGGTGGGATTCCACA ATCACACGGTGCACCACCTCCTCACTCTATTTGCTCTCGGCGCGAGTCCAGATGAGATACGGGCGATGTACGATCTGAACATTGGCTACCAAGCGCTGGTACAGTACCGGCCGGCGTCGGTGGTTGTTGGACTGAGAGACCGAACGCTTTTCAAGAAATGTATAGGAGATCTCAGCTACTATGACAGTTTTCTGCGCTTCTTCCAGGATGAAATCGCGCAGCGAGGCGTCCCTGACGTGGTGAACGAGTATCTGTTTGGGAATACTGAGGTTTCAAATGATATCCTGGGACGCATGCATTCCG GCTTCCTACACCCCATGATCCACCTAGGATGCGGACTCGAATTCAACCAGCCTCTTCTTGTAGCAGAGGCACTGGCAGCAGGGTGTGTTCACGACGACTGGCCAAACTCATTCCTCTTTCCGACAGAGGAATACCAGGAAGTGAACCCAGAGACTGAGTCCAAATCCAAGTCGATGCTCGAGGTAATGGACGATCTTCACAACGACCCGGTTATCAGCAACGCAGTCCAGTTAACAGACCCCCTAAACAAAATCAGCGACGGGCTTCTCGCCAAAGTGCGCGACGAGCTGATACCCTATCTAGCACGATATAATGTCACACCCACAGACGAAGCCCTATATCAACAAACCGTCGACATGGTACATACATGCGCATACATGGTCGGAGCAGCGCAGTGTCCAGGAAAAGTCGCAGCACTAGATTTCGTGATGCTGCATACCCTGACCCTCTCAATCTTCTACACAGTATTCCTCGCACAGGACTGGATCTCGAACGAGAACAAAGCGCGCTTGCTGCGGTTCAAGGTTTGGGGCGACTTGGTCACGTACgcaggatgtggatgtgcGACTCTCTACGCGGACAGGATCACAGAGTATACGCCTAAACAGCCAGATCAGGGATGGAAGGAGCTGATCCATCGCGCGAATGTGTACGGAGACGATGGGCATATTTCCAAGGTTACTCGGGCGTTATTGCATGCGGAGAGCCTGCCAGATCCGCGCGCTGGGTTCCCGTTACGCAGGGAGGATTTCATCAGGATTGCGCATCTGAGTCTTGATTCTGTGGAGCGCATGCTCGAGCCGGACCAGTACAAGGTGCCGGAGAAGATCCGCAAAGAAGTGGGAGACGAGATGGGGCAGGACGAAGAGGTTATCCGGGTCATGGTGCGATGGGTGCGATGGTGCGGCGTCGAGGGTGCATGGGATGAGTTTCCAGACCTTGGCTGA
- a CDS encoding uncharacterized protein (COG:S;~EggNog:ENOG410PH44;~InterPro:IPR001077,IPR036388,IPR016461,IPR029063, IPR036390;~PFAM:PF00891;~go_function: GO:0008168 - methyltransferase activity [Evidence IEA];~go_function: GO:0008171 - O-methyltransferase activity [Evidence IEA]): MDAIFRQIKDEYASADQNGKRQIQGYIRELQVGFYSDWDVVMRLSSGPLQVALTKIAIDLDIFRILKESERPVALAELAEKTGAAPRLLGRILRSQAAFGLIKETGPQEYTSSAFTDVFINPDAAGTIAQLFDISGPCTQALPDYLAESGYKEIVSNKECPFQKAFNTNQTLFEWMPQHPKHMKSLGHLMALQRPEIWVDHFPVLEQLGDFPSAENTLMVDIGGGFGQQSKALRAKFPDLPGKVIVQDIPQTLAAAQPAEGVEFVEHNFFEPQPVHGAKFYYLRHVFHDWPDQQCIKILKQIIPALGPESRILIDEVVIPATGVPWQAAFMDLLMMDSLGAIERTRVEWEELLGQAGLEIIESYQYDGKEQAIFVVVPK; the protein is encoded by the exons ATGGACGCTATCTTCAGGCAAATCAAAGATGAGTACGCCAGTGCCGACCAGAACGGCAAACGCCAGATCCAAGGCTACATTCGTGAGCTGCAGGTTGGCTTCTACTCAGACTGGGATGTTGTGATGCGCTTGAGCAGTGGT CCACTGCAAGTCGCCCTCACCAAAATAGCAATTGATTTGGATATATTCCGTATCCTCAAGGAGAGTGAAAGGCCAGTGGCGCTGGCAGAATTGGCGGAGAAGACTGGCGCTGCTCCTCGACTGCTTG GACGAATCCTGCGCAGCCAGGCTGCTTTTGGTCTGATCAAAGAGACAGGTCCGCAGGAGTACACGTCGAGCGCATTCACGGACGTCTTCATCAACCCCGATGCAGCTGGGACGATTGCACAACT ATTCGACATCTCTGGTCCCTGCACTCAGGCTCTCCCCGATTATCTAGCCGAATCTGGATACAAAGAGATCGTGTCGAACAAGGAATGCCCCTTTCAGAAGGCATTCAACACGAACCAAACGCTCTTCGAATGGATGCCGCAGCATCCCAAACACATGAAGTCCCTCGGTCATCTCATGGCTCTACAGCGCCCTGAGATCTGGGTTGACCACTTTCCAGTCCTCGAGCAGCTAGGGGACTTCCCCAGCGCCGAGAATACCTTAATGGTGGATATCGGTGGAGGGTTCGGACAGCAGTCAAAAGCACTACGAGCCAAATTCCCCGATCTTCCAGGGAAGGTCATTGTCCAGGACATTCCACAGACGCTGGCTGCAGCCCAGCCAGCAGAGGGTGTTGAGTTCGTCGAGCACAACTTCTTCGAGCCGCAGCCAGTTCACGGCGCCAAATTCTACTATCTCAGGCATGTCTTCCACGACTGGCCGGATCAGCAGTGTATCAAGATCCTAAAGCAGATTATCCCGGCCTTGGGCCCCGAGTCGCGCATCTTGATTGACGAGGTAGTTATCCCGGCTACCGGGGTGCCCTGGCAGGCGGCGTTTATGGATCTGCTGATGATGGACTCGCTGGGGGCTATTGAACGCACGCGCGTAGAGTGGGAGGAGCTGCTTGGCCaggctggactggagattATTGAGTCGTATCAGTATGACGGCAAGGAGCAGGCTATTTTTGTCGTGGTGCCGAAGTAG
- a CDS encoding uncharacterized protein (COG:Q;~EggNog:ENOG410PUSF;~InterPro:IPR042099,IPR000873,IPR020845;~PFAM:PF00501;~TransMembrane:1 (o732-752i)) → MAPILLERPSPQISQASIKSPKSAQSICSCKDVVELDLGRCWSRPQETQAPTSILDTHLLTAAWILTLRRFRPEDVTTLSYEDDSTPRFEFPTTFTVRVDPDWDVRTLLETLEVQKTGKVSRLFESNGARNAKPGHSATACTSSLIYTTTPGLCLARSSTGSEDLKLAVIKHDDRIVARIKNSQGGGSSLNTSMLWTFQHVLRQLTAHSVTLKLDEIDYCSDFHRQVLKGLTHTKSAGSFHCLHDLIVENCRRHPTKLAVRSFDGDLTYQQLDDLSLRLAHHLTRLGVRPESFVLSSFQKSTWAIVARLAILRAGGAYISIHSSNPPAYLDSVIQRTSAKIMLSDPAYADHFRDKIDTVVTITPEWLETLPLGPESGSLPVVDPSNACTVLFTSGSTGKPKAIVQEHKSYASAIHDYARNLGLNQDIRFLHFDDYAFDISNLEFLVPLILGGCCCVPGPMKSVQDLADNIQSLNANIAFLTPTVAIKAHPQAMNSLKILCVGGEPLPKDLLNNWAESSTKLVNQYGMGEAAVCCAYNDNVHATSSAPATIGQPSSGAIWLIDPTCPEKLVPVGAIGEVVIEGPHLARGYLDQNHQASDRTKPAGFLESIPRWLAELHPDRQSARLYRSGDLARYTQDGLIEYIGRKDTIVKLDGCRIDVVEVEHLARKCLTPKDAIVVDLLGVIDGKQGPCLAAFLYLSDHPDSSETEDLSLKDATQDARALQKVDQIRESLAVFLPTYMIPSLFLLGTRVPRTPSKKTDRRMIRLVSHQFYSQMCEERSGSSSEDSDLLPP, encoded by the exons ATGGCGCCTATTCTACTAGAGAGACCGAGTCCTCAAATTTCGCAGGCATCCATTAAATCCCCGAAATCTGCTCAGTCAATCTGCTCGTGTAAGGATGTCGTTGAGCTCGACCTGGGCCGTTGCTGGTCTCGCCCTCAAGAGACGCAGGCGCCGACATCGATCTTGGACACTCATCTGTTGACGGCTGCGTGGATTCTTACTCTTCGTCGCTTCCGACCGGAGGATGTCACAACCTTGAGTTATGAAGATGACTCAACTCCGAGATTCGAGTTCCCGACTACTTTCACAGTGCGAGTGGACCCAGATTGGGATGTAAGGACACTGCTCGAGACGCTGGAGGTTCAGAAAACTGGCAAAGTATCAAGACTTTTTGAGTCAAATGGAGCTCGAAATGCTAAACCTGGTCACTCTGCAACGGCTTGTACTTCTTCACTCatatacacaacaacaccgggTCTATGTTTGGCTCGATCAAGCACCGGCAGCGAAGATCTCAAG CTTGCCGTCATTAAGCACGATGATCGAATAGTCGCCCGGATCAAGAACTCGCAAGGGGGTGGAAGCTCTTTGAATACAAGCATGCTGTGGACCTTCCAGCACGTTCTCCGTCAGCTTACAGCCCATTCGGTCACCCTCAAGCTCGATGAGATCGACTACTGCTCCGACTTCCATCGGCAGGTACTCAAAGGCCTGACACATACAAAATCAGCCGGTAGCTTTCATTGTCTGCACGATTTGATCGTGGAGAATTGCCGGCGACATCCAACAAAACTTGCGGTTCGTTCATTCGATGGCGACCTGACATACCAGCAATTAGACGACTTGTCGCTCCGACTAGCACACCATCTTACACGCTTGGGCGTACGGCCCGAATCATTTGTTCTCAGCAGTTTCCAGAAGTCCACATGGGCGATTGTCGCTCGATTAGCTATTTTGCGGGCTGGGGGAGCCtacatctccatccattccagcaATCCCCCAGCGTATCTAGACTCTGTTATACAGCGCACCAGTGCAAAGATTATGCTGAGCGATCCTGCATATGCGGATCACTTCCGCGACAAAATAGACACGGTCGTCACAATCACACCTGAATGGCTAGAGACGCTTCCACTGGGGCCTGAATCTGGCTCGCTGCCAGTGGTTGATCCATCCAACGCCTGCACGGTGCTCTTCACCTCTGGAAGCACCGGTAAGCCCAAGGCCATTGTTCAAGAACACAAGTCTTACGCCTCCGCTATCCACGACTATGCAAGGAACCTCGGCCTGAATCAGGACATCAGATTTCTGCATTTTGACGACTATGCATTCGACATTAGCAACCTCGAGTTCTTGGTTCCTCTCATTCTAGGAGGTTGCTGCTGTGTGCCGGGGCCGATGAAATCGGTTCAGGATCTGGCGGACAATATTCAAAGTCTTAATGCCAATATTGCCTTCCTGACACCTACTGTGGCTATAAAGGCACATCCACAGGCAATGAATAGTCTCAAGATTCTATGCGTCGGTGGAGAGCCTCTCCCGAAGGACCTTCTGAACAACTGGGCTGAAAGCTCGACAAAGCTCGTCAACCAATATGGAATGGGCGAAGCAGCGGTCTGCTGTGCATACAACGACAATGTACATGCCACGAGTAGTGCACCGGCCACTATTGGCCAGCCCTCCAGTGGTGCTATCTGGCTGATCGACCCAACCTGCCCGGAGAAGCTGGTTCCAGTTGGCGCCATTGGTGAGGTTGTGATCGAAGGGCCTCATCTTGCAAGGGGATACCTTGATCAGAATCATCAGGCGTCAGACCGCACGAAACCGGCTGGCTTCTTGGAGTCAATCCCACGCTGGCTAGCCGAGCTCCATCCGGACAGACAATCGGCTCGCTTGTACCGATCGGGAGACCTGGCACGATACACGCAAGATGGGCTGATCGAATATATCGGGCGAAAAGACACCATTGTAAAGCTCGACGGGTGCCGAATCGACGTGGTTGAGGTCGAGCACCTTGCAAGGAAATGCCTGACGCCCAAAGACGCCATTGTGGTCGACCTACTCGGTGTCATCGATGGTAAACAGGGACCCTGTCTGGCCGCATTCCTATACCTCAGCGACCACCCAGATAGCTCCGAGACGGAGGATCTGTCTCTAAAAGACGCAACTCAAGACGCGAGGGCTCTTCAAAAAGTGGATCAAATCAGGGAATCTCTCGCCGTATTTCTCCCCACCTATATGATCCCTTCGTTGTTCTTGCTAGGTACGCGAGTGCCTCGCACGCCCTCGAAAAAGACTGATCGCAGGATGATCCGACTGGTTTCACACCAGTTCTATTCTCAAATGTGTGAAGAACGCAGCGGTTCCTCGTCTGAAGACtcggatcttcttcctccatgA
- a CDS encoding uncharacterized protein (COG:U;~EggNog:ENOG410Q1SZ;~InterPro:IPR020846,IPR011701,IPR036259;~PFAM:PF07690;~TransMembrane:12 (i29-52o72-90i102-125o131-149i161-183o189-209i262-279o299-318i330-347o359-378i411-433o439-460i);~go_function: GO:0022857 - transmembrane transporter activity [Evidence IEA];~go_process: GO:0055085 - transmembrane transport [Evidence IEA]) translates to MPPADSMFLGRAKGSDAPWGHRWRSSDGFIISTMGLAMFTDELLFAFMIPLLPTILEDRIGLDPSLTQRYTSIFLTEGAFVSIVSSPFIGELADAVSSKKMLLLTLLVLTLITTACLSLTPHLLWLFIGRFFQSITSNALWVVGMATMVENLGSEHMGKIGGLVSTLQAAGTTAGPFLAGLLFAVGGYWSAWAAAAAFLLVDIVMRLLMVEKSDSPSAIDGVRDPLLQDDTSTVDSDQSDDSVSSDLRGWRFHAYMFRQSRFAAGIFCAYIFAVMMGSLESTISVHVRIAFEWKASHVGMLLAMIQGPGILLASSVGWMKDRIGSRFPTAVGFLGIAPLITVLGVPGDRLFPWVEDAPWVKSVFMVCIAMIGCLLSLLSGTGTVETADTINAIEEHEPGKFGPCGGYSRPLAVINMTWMAGLMTGPVLGGFLAETFGYFALHCCLGVVSFIAGCVALLFLRSVPYASTGQ, encoded by the exons ATGCCTCCGGCAGATAGCATGTTTCTCGGTCGCGCGAAAGGGTCTGACGCGCCATGGGGCCATCGATGGCGGTCGTCTGatggcttcatcatcagcacGATGGGTCTGGCAATGTTCACTG ATGAACTGCTATTTGCCTTCATGATACCTCTACTGCCTACTATCCTAGAGGATAGAATCGGCTTAGATCCAAGCCTTACCCAGCGATACACGTCGATATTCCTCACAGAGGGAGCGTTTGTTTCGATTGTATCGAGCCCATTTATCGGGGAGCTGGCCGACGCGGTCTCCAGCAAAAAGATGCTTTTATTGACCCTCCTTGTGCTGACCTTGATAACTACTGCCTGCCTGTCACTCACACCCCACT TGCTGTGGTTATTTATAGGTCGCTTCTTTCAATCCATTACCAGCAATGCCTTGTGGGTCGTCGGCATGGCCACAATGGTGGAAAATCTCGGGTCGGAACACATGGGCAAGATAGGCGGCCTGGTCTCCACGCTCCAAGCTGCAGGAACCACCGCAGGGCCATTTCTCGCAGGCCTGTTGTTCGCAGTGGGAGGATACTGGTCTGCGTGGGCGGCCGCGGCAGCGTTCCTCTTGGTGGATATCGTCATGCGTCTCCTCATGGTCGAAAAGTCCGATTCTCCCTCAGCCATAGACGGAGTACGAgatcctcttctccaagaTGACACATCTACAGTGGACAGTGACCAGTCCGATGATTCGGTTTCTTCAGACCTGCGCGGTTGGCGATTCCACGCCTACATGTTTCGTCAATCGCGGTTCGCTGCGGGAATCTTCTGTGCGTACATTTTTGCCGTGATGATGGGATCTTTGGAAAGCACCATCTCCGTACATGTTAGAATCGCATTTGAATGGAAAGCTTCCCATGTGGGAATGTTGTTGGCGATGATTCAGGGCCCCGGCATTCTACTGGCATCTTCAGTAGGCTGGATGAAAGACCGCATCGGTTCGCGATTTCCAACCGCAGTGGGATTTTTGGGAATAGCACCTTTAATTACGGTCTTGGGCGTCCCCGGCGACAGACTGTTTCCCTGGGTGGAAGATGCACCCTGGGTAAAGTCCGTCTTCATGGTGTGCATAGCAATGATCGGATGTCTATTATCTCTCCTAAGCGGGACTGGCACTGTAGAGACAGCTG ACACGATTAACGCCATTGAAGAACACGAGCCTGGTAAATTCGGTCCTTGTGGAGGCTATTCGCGCCCCCTCGCTGTGATCAATATGACCTGGATGGCTGGGCTTATGACCGGCCCCGTTCTGGGAGGGTTTTTAGCAGAAACGTTTGGGTATTTTGCGCTGCACTGTTGCCTTG GGGTCGTCAGCTTTATAGCAGGATGTGTCGCTCTACTTTTCCTCCGCTCTGTTCCGTATGCATCCACTGGGCAGTAA
- a CDS encoding NAD(P)-dependent oxidoreductase (COG:S;~EggNog:ENOG410PVSW;~InterPro:IPR036291,IPR016040;~PFAM:PF13460), translating to MPSYAVLGATGNTGRAIVQVLLDRPDATIHAYCRSKEKLYRLCPGAETAKALSIFQGHLDDNGLIDECLRGTDAVFLVVAIVDNMPGCSIAMLTAQAVVASLQRLQSSSPGICLPRLVMISSASLEPSFCDDVPAPVHWILKTAVSHLYRDLAAAETFLRAQSDWLSATFVKPGGLVHDEARGHEVRLDRAQTPLSFLDLAAGMVEVADADDGRYHMRSVSVVPTSRNIYRGVSVAEGGEYIVGP from the exons ATGCCTTCCTATGCCGTCCTGGGAGCTACGGGCAATACTGGCCGGGCGATCGTCCAAGTACTGCTTGATCGACCCGACGCCACAATCCACGCCTACTGCCGGTCCAAGGAGAAACTGTACCGACTGTGCCCCGGCGCAGAAACCGCGAAAGCGCTTTCGATCTTCCAAGGGCATCTTGATGACAATGGCCTTATCGATGAATGTCTCCGGGGGACCGATGCCGTGTTTCTGGTAGTCGCCATTGTCGATAACATGCCCGGCTGCTCCATCGCCATGCTGACGGCCCAGGCTGTTGTCGCGTCTCTGCAGCGTCTGCAATCGTCGTCGCCCGGTATATGCCTCCCGCGCCTTGTTATGATCTCGTCGGCGTCTCTGGAACCCTCGTTCTGCGATGACGTCCCCGCCCCTGTCCATTGGATCCTCAAGACCGCTGTCTCGCATCTGTACCGGgacttggctgctgcggagaCATTCCTTCGGGCCCAGTCGGACTGGCTCTCGGCGACCTTTGTGAAGCCTGGCGGATTGGTGCATGATGAGGCCCGTGGCCACGAGGTCCGACTTGATAGGGCTCAGACGCCGCTCTCCTTTCTGGACTTGGCTGCGGGGATGGTGGAAGTCGCAGATGCTGATGATGGCCGATATCATATGCGCAGTGTTAGTGTTGTTCCGACGTCGAGAAAT atatataggGGAGTATCCGTTGCCGAAGGGGGAGAGTATATAGTCGGACCTTAA
- a CDS encoding SDR family oxidoreductase (COG:Q;~EggNog:ENOG410PNVS;~InterPro:IPR036291,IPR002347;~PFAM:PF08659,PF00106,PF13561;~go_process: GO:0055114 - oxidation-reduction process [Evidence IEA]) yields MTSYLITGASRGIGLELARQLVESNAEITIFAAARSTTAPGFQQLLERHPTQIIHVPLDVTSEDSIKAAVSLVASKLNGQGLDVLINNAGVMNSGRLEDMTDLDETFRVNVSGVHSLTRAFLPIMREGREKKILNMSSTVGSIALHQVFRMTPVPSYKVTKAALNMLTVLYADELKDEGFTVFCVSPGWLKTDLGGENADLPVETGVKSVLKILSSAGREANGQFFNIEVSGWDKYQGEKVPW; encoded by the exons ATGACTTCCTACCTCATCACCGGGGCGTCTCGTGGGATTGGCCTTGAACTGGCCCGGCAGTTGGTCGAGTCTAACGCCGAAATCACCATTTTTGCTGCAGCCCGATCTACCACCGCGCCTGGGTTTCAACAACTATTGGAAAGGCATCCAACGCAGATCATACACGTGCCGCTGGACGTGACAAGCGAGGATAGCATTAAAGCGGCGGTGTCACTTGTGGCCTCAAAGCTTAACGGCCAGGGCTTGGATGTGCTAATTAATAACGCGGGCGTCATGAACTCGGGGCGCCTTGAGGACAT GACCGATCTTGACGAAACCTTCCGGGTCAATGTCAGCGGCGTCCACTCTCTTACGCGGGCGTTTCTGCCAATTATGAGGGAGGGccgggagaagaagatcctgaaTAT GTCTTCCACGGTCGGCTCCATTGCCTTGCATCAAGTCTTCCGTATGACGCCTGTGCCTTCATACAAGGTCACAAAGGCCGCATTGAACATGCTCACGGTGCTCTATGCCGATGAACTGAAGGATGAAGGCTTCACTGTCTTCTGTGTGAGCCCGGGT TGGCTGAAAACTGATTTGGGGGGTGAGAACGCGGATCTTCCTGTGGAAACCGGAGTCAAGTCAGTGTTGAAGATTCTCTCGAGTGCTGGCCGAGAGGCCAACGGGCAGTTTTTCAATATTGAGGTGTCAGGATGGGACAAATACCAGGGAGAGAAGGTTCCCTGGTAG
- a CDS encoding uncharacterized protein (COG:H;~EggNog:ENOG410PW73;~InterPro:IPR036291,IPR016040;~PFAM:PF13460;~TransMembrane:1 (i270-288o)): MHSNKMPTYALLGATGSTGSSVLRRLLQTASETDSFSVNILVRSRPKLLGMFPGLDQRRSPTVRIFQGESTNPELLDAVLHNASILFMCVGQNGSPMGMTLVQDSAVAVVDALRRQRRHQGSACTVIQLRSASLNPALSVQVPRLVHRLVSFCLFAGYSDLRRACEVWHDASLAGLLQYVLVDPPTLHDADGRRATGHELIIAESQTICLSYADLGVALCEIADRALEFQGKAVGVTATGPVRHTWGVLLGYLAQGGMAHLQYRHGKEKLIVVGIGLVLILGCLYVTIP; the protein is encoded by the coding sequence ATGCACAGCAACAAGATGCCTACCTACGCCCTCCTAGGAGCCACCGGATCCACCGGTTCGAGTGTCCTCCGTCGTCTCCTCCAGACGGCGAGTGAGACTGACTCTTTCAGCGTCAACATCCTGGTCCGCTCTCGCCCCaagctgctggggatgtttCCGGGCCTGGACCAGCGTCGATCGCCGACAGTCCGCATATTCCAGGGCGAATCCACCAATCCAGAGCTGCTCGACGCCGTTCTCCATAACGCTAGTATCCTTTTCATGTGCGTGGGCCAGAACGGCAGTCCAATGGGCATGACCCTGGTGCAGGACAGCGCAGTCGCCGTCGTGGACGCCCTCCGACGCCAACGCCGACACCAGGGGTCAGCATGCACGGTCATCCAGCTTCGCTCTGCGTCGTTGAACCCCGCGCTGTCCGTGCAGGTGCCGAGACTCGTGCATCGACTGGTCTCGTTTTGTCTGTTCGCTGGCTATAGCGACCTCAGACGCGCATGCGAGGTTTGGCATGATGCGTCGCTGGCCGGGTTGCTGCAGTATGTGCTTGTCGACCCCCCGACGCTGCACGACGCCGACGGCAGAAGGGCCACCGGTCATGAATTAATTATTGCCGAGTCACAGACGATCTGTCTGAGTTATGCCGACCTTGGTGTTGCGCTTTGTGAGATTGCCGACCGTGCGTTGGAGTTCCAGGGCAAGGCTGTGGGAGTCACTGCGACCGGCCCAGTTAGGCACACTTGGGGCGTGCTACTGGGGTATTTGGCACAAGGAGGAATGGCCCATTTGCAGTATAGGCACGGGAAAGAGAAGTTGATCGTGGTTGGAATAGGCCTTGTTTTGATCTTGGGGTGCTTGTATGTAACTATTCCCTAG
- a CDS encoding uncharacterized protein (COG:I;~EggNog:ENOG410PM0W;~InterPro:IPR030918,IPR009081,IPR036736,IPR020807, IPR042104;~PFAM:PF00550,PF14765) has protein sequence MYGHKMNECAVATSSIHADIAFTLAKYLYSRINPHSNISATSINIKNMQVEQGLIARKDRSLPQSIQIRAIADLSIGSVQISWHHVDDQGRRAEDSFVTAVAEYGNPENWLQEWCPMTHLVLSRINDLQRLADEGKATSLSRDMVYTLFANLVDYADRYRGMQRVVLNGMEAMANVTLDPEMSGSWTVAPHYIDSVVHLAGFILNGGNALDPRRNFYVTPGWKTMRFARPLAPGSQFMSYVHMFPVHGQPGFYAGDVYIFQDGEIVGLVGGITFRSFPRILLSEFFTPDTKKKTQHTVRANTTAPGDAATAPPSQVSTSMAGSDDEQAQITPTTRDSDSMIFASKSTTESSAVDSPLIQQAMELIAQETEVDLHDLSDGTELSSIGVDSLLSLVLAQRFNVVLNLNLHSSLFLDSPTIGDFKSRLLSHC, from the exons ATGTATGGCCATAAGATGAATGAATGTGCCGTGGCCACCTCG TCAATTCATGCCGACATCGCTTTCACTCTAGCAAAGTACCTTTATTCCCGTATCAATCCACATTCCAACATCTCCGCCACCAGTATCAACATCAAAAACATGCAAGTCGAGCAGGGTCTCATTGCACGAAAGGATCGCTCCCTGCCTCAGTCGATTCAAATCCGTGCCATAGCAGACCTCTCGATTGGGTCGGTCCAGATTTCCTGGCACCACGTAGACGACCAGGGTCGGCGAGCAGAGGACAGCTTTGTTACTGCAGTGGCGGAATACGGCAACCCTGAAAACTGGCTACAGGAGTGGTGCCCAATGACCCATTTAGTGCTTAGTCGAATCAACGATCTGCAGCGCCTGGCAGACGAAGGCAAAGCCACAAGCCTGTCCCGAGACATGGTATATACGCTATTTGCCAATCTCGTCGACTACGCGGACCGGTACCGGGGGATGCAAAGAGTGGTCCTGAACGGTATGGAAGCAATGGCCAACGTGACTCTCGACCCTGAAATGTCGGGCTCATGGACCGTGGCCCCTCACTACATCGACAGTGTTGTGCATCTGGCCGGCTTCATCCTCAACGGTGGGAATGCCCTCGACCCGCGACGAAACTTCTATGTCACTCCCGGCTGGAAAACGATGCGCTTCGCCCGCCCGCTCGCTCCCGGTAGCCAGTTCATGTCCTATGTACACATGTTCCCAGTCCATGGCCAACCTGGGTTCTATGCGGGTGACGTCTACATCTTCCAGGACGGCGAAATTGTTGGCCTGGTGGGTGGTATAACCTTCCGCTCGTTTCCCCGGATACTTCTCAGTGAGTTTTTCACTCCGGAtacaaagaagaagactCAACATACCGTCCGCGCAAATACAACTGCGCCAGGAGATGCTGCAACAGCTCCCCCCTCCCAGGTATCTACCTCTATGGCCGGATCCGATGACGAGCAGGCTCAGATTACACCCACCACAAGGGATAGCGACTCGATGATCTTCGCCTCGAAATCTACCACTGAGTCCTCTGCAGTGGACAGTCCACTCATCCAGCAAGCGATGGAGCTGATCGCCCAGGAAACAGAGGTTGACCTCCACGACCTATCGGATGGGACGGAGCTTTCTTCAATCGGAGTTGACTCGCTACTCTCGCTTGTCCTGGCACAGAGGTTCAACGTAGTACTCAACCTGAATCTGCACAGTTCTCTCTTCTTGGATTCACCTACCATTGGTGACTTCAAGTCTCGGTTACTTAGCCATTGTTGA